In Clostridia bacterium, one DNA window encodes the following:
- the mtrB gene encoding trp RNA-binding attenuation protein MtrB: MEPTGYAGEFICIKALENGVSIIGMTRGKDTKFHHTEKLDKGQVMLAQFTENTSAIKIVGKAKIITSFGQMESGD; this comes from the coding sequence ATGGAGCCAACTGGGTATGCTGGAGAATTTATTTGTATTAAGGCTCTAGAAAATGGTGTGAGTATCATAGGCATGACTAGAGGAAAAGACACAAAATTTCACCACACTGAAAAGCTGGACAAGGGTCAAGTGATGTTGGCTCAATTTACTGAAAACACATCAGCAATAAAGATAGTAGGAAAAGCTAAAATAATTACTTCTTTTGGACAAATGGAATCCGGGGATTAA